From a region of the Actinomadura luzonensis genome:
- a CDS encoding NACHT domain-containing protein → MNRRTRTYWFWAALAIGAALLAAAALRLWLRYPGDVDPAGAGFALVGTAITALSWWQAQRLAATDVEAATALLARRVLAAEKAQRAQLVGGKGKDSVIDVRFSFVPGGGSASAPPSGDLRHVAAYFRDLPAPRRLVVAGRAGSGKTVLAIELILELLDGRRPDDPVPVRISAAGLDPGVPVADLLARHLVTAFGLRAVTARTLVEAERILPVIDGLDEMDDTDRPGYGSRAARALRALEDYEHGRERCSLVVTCRTGQYDALIADRAALRGAARVEMDQVSGDQAWRFIQDVTDQRDPDRWRPVLDALTTDGHVLAEALGTPWRLTLAVSVYEERDPLTGRYVRSPEALTRFADEAAVREHLLGLFIPARLAAAGLTGKGRAGKDPTAAQTHAWLAVLAGWLRGNESGPPFHGRVLSGTDLVPHRLWPLAGDRSRAADALVALATALPGVAVVAAGLALAVAQLDLVDGRLPGRTVLALALLLLPGVVVLGLLAEPVRAWREVWPAGDEAGSPGPRDPRDRRKAVAEGVLGAAGGSLAGVGTILKFGSGPPLWVPVVFGLLLGVGMAIGRSKESGHAAFRDGVDPGAVVRNDAVSTLVAALTFGPGLGFILGIWLPELLDGLPVATAVAAGAVFGMSVVASWSPELSRRYLGLLLATRGRLPWRLGGFLRRCYGAGLLRVSGIAYQFRHRELQDYLAAHPEPPGGERPPR, encoded by the coding sequence GTGAACCGGCGTACGAGGACATATTGGTTCTGGGCGGCCCTGGCGATCGGCGCCGCGCTGCTGGCCGCGGCCGCGCTGCGGCTGTGGCTGCGGTATCCGGGCGACGTGGACCCGGCCGGGGCGGGGTTCGCGCTGGTCGGCACCGCGATCACCGCGTTGTCGTGGTGGCAGGCGCAGCGGCTGGCCGCCACCGACGTGGAGGCGGCGACGGCCCTGCTGGCCCGGCGGGTGCTGGCCGCGGAGAAGGCGCAGCGCGCGCAGCTCGTGGGCGGCAAGGGCAAGGACTCCGTCATCGACGTCCGGTTCTCCTTCGTTCCCGGCGGCGGCTCGGCGTCCGCGCCGCCCTCCGGGGACCTGCGGCACGTGGCCGCCTACTTCCGCGACCTGCCGGCGCCCCGGCGGCTGGTGGTCGCCGGGAGGGCGGGCTCGGGCAAGACCGTCCTCGCGATCGAGCTGATCCTGGAGCTGCTCGACGGCAGGCGGCCCGACGATCCCGTTCCCGTGCGGATCTCGGCGGCCGGCCTCGACCCCGGCGTGCCCGTGGCGGACCTGCTCGCCCGGCACCTGGTCACGGCGTTCGGCCTGCGGGCGGTCACCGCGCGCACGCTGGTGGAGGCGGAGCGGATCCTGCCCGTCATCGACGGCCTGGACGAGATGGACGACACCGACCGGCCGGGCTACGGCTCGCGGGCCGCCCGGGCGCTGCGCGCGCTGGAGGACTACGAGCACGGACGGGAGCGCTGCAGCCTGGTGGTGACCTGCCGCACCGGCCAGTACGACGCCCTGATCGCCGACCGGGCCGCCCTCCGCGGCGCCGCCCGCGTCGAGATGGACCAGGTGAGCGGCGACCAGGCCTGGCGCTTCATCCAGGACGTCACGGACCAGCGGGACCCGGACCGCTGGCGGCCGGTCCTGGACGCGCTGACCACCGACGGCCACGTCCTGGCCGAGGCTCTCGGCACGCCGTGGCGGCTGACCCTCGCGGTCAGCGTCTACGAGGAACGCGACCCGCTCACCGGGCGCTACGTGCGCTCCCCCGAGGCGCTCACGAGGTTCGCCGACGAGGCGGCCGTGCGGGAGCACCTTCTCGGCCTGTTCATCCCCGCCCGCCTGGCGGCGGCGGGCCTGACCGGGAAGGGGCGCGCCGGGAAAGACCCGACCGCCGCGCAGACCCACGCCTGGCTGGCCGTCCTGGCCGGCTGGCTGCGCGGGAACGAGAGCGGCCCGCCGTTCCACGGGCGTGTGCTGTCCGGCACCGACCTCGTGCCGCACCGGCTGTGGCCGCTGGCCGGCGACCGTTCGCGGGCCGCCGACGCGCTGGTGGCGCTCGCCACGGCGCTTCCGGGGGTCGCCGTCGTGGCCGCCGGTCTCGCGCTGGCGGTCGCGCAGCTCGACCTCGTGGACGGCCGCCTGCCGGGCCGGACGGTGCTGGCGCTCGCGCTGCTCCTGCTGCCCGGCGTGGTGGTCCTGGGCCTGCTGGCGGAGCCGGTCAGGGCCTGGCGGGAGGTGTGGCCGGCGGGCGACGAGGCCGGTTCGCCGGGGCCACGCGACCCGCGCGACCGCAGGAAGGCCGTGGCGGAGGGCGTGCTCGGGGCCGCGGGCGGCTCGCTGGCCGGGGTGGGGACCATCCTGAAGTTCGGCAGCGGGCCACCGCTGTGGGTGCCGGTCGTCTTCGGCCTCCTGCTGGGCGTCGGAATGGCGATCGGGAGGAGCAAGGAGAGCGGCCACGCCGCCTTCCGCGACGGCGTCGATCCCGGCGCGGTCGTCCGGAACGACGCCGTCTCGACGCTCGTGGCCGCGCTCACCTTCGGCCCCGGGCTGGGGTTCATCCTGGGGATCTGGCTGCCGGAGCTGCTGGACGGGCTCCCGGTCGCGACGGCGGTGGCCGCGGGCGCGGTGTTCGGCATGTCGGTCGTGGCGTCCTGGTCGCCGGAGCTGTCGCGCCGCTACCTGGGGCTGCTGCTGGCCACCCGGGGCCGGCTGCCGTGGCGGCTGGGCGGCTTCCTGCGCCGCTGCTACGGCGCGGGGCTGCTGCGCGTCTCCGGGATCGCCTACCAGTTCCGCCACCGCGAGCTCCAGGACTACCTGGCCGCGCACCCCGAGCCCCCCGGCGGCGAACGGCCCCCGCGCTGA
- a CDS encoding GNAT family N-acetyltransferase has translation MFRHDMAEFQGGLPGSDATYHSDRLRHALEDDDWAAYLFISDDRPVGFSFVRALSGPARVLNSFFVVRGARRSGIGTRAVREVIARHPGPWRIAFQRSNTAAVVFWRRVATEIAGDSWTEEPEDVPPDVWISFTTG, from the coding sequence ATGTTCCGCCACGACATGGCGGAGTTCCAGGGCGGGCTCCCCGGCTCCGACGCCACCTATCACAGCGACCGGCTCCGCCACGCGCTGGAGGACGACGACTGGGCGGCCTATCTGTTCATCAGCGACGACCGGCCCGTCGGGTTCTCGTTCGTGCGCGCGCTGTCCGGCCCGGCGCGGGTGCTGAACAGCTTCTTCGTGGTGCGCGGCGCACGCCGGTCCGGGATCGGGACGAGAGCCGTGCGAGAGGTGATCGCCCGGCATCCCGGTCCGTGGCGGATCGCCTTCCAGCGCTCGAACACGGCGGCCGTCGTGTTCTGGCGGCGGGTCGCCACCGAGATCGCCGGTGACTCGTGGACGGAGGAGCCCGAGGACGTCCCCCCGGACGTGTGGATCTCCTTCACCACCGGCTGA